The Salmonella enterica subsp. houtenae serovar Houten genome has a segment encoding these proteins:
- a CDS encoding competence protein ComEA — translation MKHGIKALLITLSLTCAGMAHSALAATPVAKNAAVETKADTPSSSSAKAALPAKASDDEGTRVSINSASAEDLARVMNGVGLKKAQAIVSYREEYGPFKTVDDLKQVPGMGSSLVERNLAVLTL, via the coding sequence ATGAAACACGGAATTAAAGCACTGCTTATTACGCTTTCTTTAACCTGCGCGGGCATGGCCCATAGCGCGCTGGCAGCGACGCCTGTCGCAAAAAACGCCGCGGTGGAAACAAAAGCGGATACGCCTTCTTCATCCTCCGCCAAAGCGGCATTACCTGCTAAAGCCAGCGATGATGAAGGTACCAGGGTGAGCATTAATAGCGCGTCAGCGGAGGATCTGGCGCGGGTGATGAACGGCGTTGGGCTAAAAAAAGCGCAGGCCATTGTGAGCTATCGGGAGGAGTATGGTCCTTTTAAAACGGTGGACGATTTAAAACAGGTGCCGGGCATGGGTAGTTCGCTAGTTGAGCGTAATCTGGCAGTTTTAACACTTTAA
- the ybaX gene encoding queuosine biosynthesis protein QueC has translation MKRAVVVFSGGQDSTTCLAQARHQYDEVHCVTFDYGQRHRAEIDVARDLALKLGARAHKVLDVTLLNELAVSSLTRDSIPVPDYEPNADGIPNTFVPGRNILFLTLAAIYAYQVKAEAVITGVCETDFSGYPDCRDEFVNALNHAVNLGMAKDIRFETPLMWLDKAETWALADYWGKLDLIREETLTCYNGIKGDGCGHCAACNLRANGLNHYLSNKAAVMAAMKQKTGLR, from the coding sequence TTTAGTGGAGGTCAGGACTCCACCACTTGTCTGGCGCAAGCGCGGCATCAGTATGATGAAGTGCATTGTGTCACATTTGATTATGGTCAGCGCCACCGCGCAGAGATTGATGTCGCGCGCGATCTGGCGTTAAAACTTGGCGCACGCGCGCATAAAGTGCTGGATGTCACTTTGCTGAACGAACTGGCGGTCAGCAGCCTGACGCGGGATAGTATTCCGGTGCCGGACTATGAACCGAACGCTGACGGCATCCCCAATACTTTCGTACCGGGACGTAATATTCTCTTTCTGACGCTGGCGGCTATTTACGCTTATCAGGTCAAAGCCGAAGCGGTAATCACCGGCGTTTGCGAGACCGATTTTTCCGGCTACCCGGACTGTCGCGATGAGTTCGTCAACGCGCTCAATCACGCCGTGAATCTGGGCATGGCGAAAGATATCCGTTTCGAAACGCCCTTAATGTGGCTTGATAAAGCTGAAACCTGGGCGCTGGCTGATTATTGGGGCAAACTGGATTTGATTCGCGAAGAGACGCTGACCTGCTATAACGGTATTAAAGGCGATGGCTGTGGTCATTGTGCAGCCTGTAATCTGCGCGCTAACGGCCTGAATCATTACCTGTCGAATAAAGCGGCGGTGATGGCGGCAATGAAGCAGAAAACGGGGTTAAGATGA
- the fadM gene encoding 4-hydroxybenzoyl-CoA thio esterase family activesite — protein sequence MQTQIKVRGYHLDVYQHVNNARYLEFLEEARWDGLENSDSFQWMTARNIAFVVVNININYRRPAVLSDLLTVTSQVQQLNGKSGVLSQTITLEPEGQVVADALITFVCIDLKTQKAQPLEGELREKLEQMVQ from the coding sequence ATGCAAACACAAATCAAAGTCCGTGGTTATCATCTTGATGTCTATCAGCATGTCAACAATGCCCGCTATCTTGAGTTTCTGGAAGAGGCCCGCTGGGATGGGCTGGAAAACAGCGATAGCTTTCAGTGGATGACGGCCCGCAATATTGCCTTTGTGGTGGTAAACATCAATATAAACTACCGTCGCCCGGCGGTATTGAGCGATCTATTGACCGTCACCAGCCAGGTACAACAGCTTAACGGTAAAAGCGGCGTATTAAGCCAGACGATTACGCTGGAGCCAGAAGGGCAGGTGGTGGCGGATGCGCTCATCACGTTTGTTTGTATTGATTTAAAAACGCAAAAAGCGCAGCCGCTGGAAGGCGAATTGCGTGAAAAGCTGGAACAGATGGTGCAATAA